In one Plasmodium falciparum 3D7 genome assembly, chromosome: 14 genomic region, the following are encoded:
- a CDS encoding ubiquitin-conjugating enzyme E2, putative, whose translation MKTLKEALTNVLSSLNIAEKKEILNVLYHILQKIIENPSRAKFRSLKKDNKTFVNKLLQFKESDELLRSLGFEEEPNRNSGFYKGACKHDI comes from the exons atgaaaACATTAAAAGAGGCATTAACCAACGTTTTGTCCTCATTAAAT aTAGCTGAAAAGAAGGAAATTTTGAACGTTCTGTACCACATACTtcaaaa aattaTTGAAAACCCTTCGAGAGCTAAATTTAGGTCACTAAAAAAAGACAACAAGACGTTTGTAAATAAG CTTTTACAATTCAAAGAATCTGATGAACTTCTGAGGTCACTGGGATTTGAggaa GAACCTAACCGAAATTCGGGCTTTTATAAAGGAGCATGTAAACACGATATATAA
- a CDS encoding ubiquitin-conjugating enzyme E2, putative, whose amino-acid sequence MKTLKEALTNVLSSLNIAEKKEILNVLYHILQKIIENPSRAKFRSLKKDNKTFVNKLLQFKESDELLRSLGFEEETEIWFFPVKNDHKLSSNLTEIRAFIKEHVNTIYNNQDSIFETGTASSSAHLPTDEKNVTENTSNLGDTCNNSEGLTLGGLSKRRLEKERLELLSQKENTIKLLQEHADKWIIQITGAENTLYSNETFQMQFKFTEKYPIESPEVIFLGQPPIHPHIYSNGHICLSILYDHWSPVLSVNSICLSIISMLSSCKKKRKPLDDILYCSTGPRISPKNMKWMFHDDKV is encoded by the exons atgaaaACATTAAAAGAGGCATTAACCAACGTTTTGTCCTCATTAAAT aTAGCTGAAAAGAAGGAAATTTTGAACGTTCTGTACCACATACTtcaaaa aattaTTGAAAACCCTTCGAGAGCTAAATTTAGGTCACTAAAAAAAGACAACAAGACGTTTGTAAATAAG CTTTTACAATTCAAAGAATCTGATGAACTTCTGAGGTCACTGGGATTTGAggaa gaAACTGAAATATGGTTTTTCCCAGTAAAAAATGATCACAAATTATCATC GAACCTAACCGAAATTCGGGCTTTTATAAAGGAGCATGTAAACACGATATATAATAACCAGGATTCTATCTTTGAAACAGGCACTGCAAGTTCTTCTGCCCACTTACCTACGGACGAAAAAAATGTTACAGAAAATACATCTAATCTTGGAGATACGTGTAACAATTCAGAAGGATTAACATTAGGTGGGTTGTCTAAAAGAAGATTAGAAAAGGAGAGACTAGAGTTATTAtcacaaaaagaaaataccATCAAACTTTTACAAGAACACGCAGATAAATGGATAATTCAAATTACAGGGGCAGAAAATACCCTGTACTCAAATGAAACCTTCCAGATGCAATTTAAATTTACAGAAAAGTATCCAATAG agAGCCCAGAAGTTATTTTCTTAGGACAACCACCAATACATCCACATATATACAGCAATGGACATATATGTCTTTCCATTTTATATGATCATTGGTCTCCTGTTCTTTCAGTTAATTCAATTTGTTTATCCATTATATCCATGTTATCAAGttgtaaaaagaaaagaaaaccTCTTGATGATATTTTATACTGTTCAACAGGACCCAGAATTTCcccaaaaaatatgaaatggATGTTTCACGATGATAAAGTTTGA
- a CDS encoding FeS assembly ATPase SufC translates to MKRRKWLNITWAVTIYIFFGMINVSSYNEGRKRKNKMYSFVINGYNEYKNKYSFLRKPKNVVHMENNNFDMDRLSLLKNLEEESKIITEGEGWDKTHPLLEIKDLHAIEIEGEKEILKGINLEIYLGEKHTIMGRNGSGKSTLAKVIAGHPYYKITKGIIKYKGLDLINLPVNVRSLCGIFLAFQYPVELPMVKNNEFLRAALNSHRRHRNEEEISVSEFNLMMIEEIKKVGLSSEFLDRPVNYGFSGGEKKRNEILQMLILKPTFCILDETDSGLDVDSFKLTSNVITNFSNDNNSFLIVTHYKKLLELLKPNFIHIMHQGKIIESGDFSLVDKIENKGYSQFLKE, encoded by the coding sequence atgaaaagaagaaaatggcTCAACATTACTTGGGCtgttacaatatatatattttttggaaTGATAAATGTATCATCATACAATGAAGGaagaaaaaggaagaatAAAATGTACAGCTTTGTAATTAATGgttataatgaatataaaaacaagTATTCTTTTTTAAGGAAGCCGAAGAATGTCGTGCATATGGAAAATAACAACTTTGATATGGATAgattatctttattaaaaaatttagaaGAAGAATCTAAAATAATAACTGAAGGAGAAGGTTGGGATAAGACACATCCGTTGTTAGAAATAAAAGATTTACATGCAATAGAGATAGAAGGAgagaaagaaatattaaaaggaataaatttagaaatatatttaggtGAGAAGCACACAATTATGGGAAGGAATGGCTCTGGAAAATCAACCTTAGCAAAAGTAATAGCTGGTCAtccatattataaaataacaaaaggtataataaaatataaaggcttagatttaattaatttaccTGTAAATGTTAGATCGTTATGTGGTATTTTTTTAGCTTTTCAATATCCGGTTGAACTTCCTAtggtaaaaaataatgaattccTAAGAGCAGCATTGAATTCACATAGAAGGCATAGAAATGAAGAAGAGATAAGTGTAAGTGAATTTAATTTAATGATgatagaagaaataaaaaaagttgGATTATCGAGTGAATTTTTAGATCGACCTGTTAATTATGGATTTAGTggaggagaaaaaaaaagaaatgaaatattacAAATGTTAATTTTGAAGCCaacattttgtattttaGATGAAACAGATTCTGGATTAGATGTTGATTCTTTTAAACTTACATCTAATGTGATAACCAACTTTTCAAATGacaataattcttttttaattgtaacacattataaaaaattattagaatTATTAAAGCCAAATTTTATACACATTATGCATCAAGGGAAAATAATAGAAAGTGGAGATTTTTCCCTGGTTGacaaaatagaaaataaggGGTACTCTCAATTTCTTAAGGAATAG
- a CDS encoding glycylpeptide N-tetradecanoyltransferase, with protein sequence MNDDKKDFVGRDLYQLIRNAKDKIKIDYKFWYTQPVPKINDEFDENVNEPFISDNKVEDVRKEEYKLPSGYAWCVCDITKENDRSDIYNLLTDNYVEDDDNVFRFNYSSEFLLWALSSPNYVKNWHIGVKYESTNKLVGFISAIPIDMCVNKNIIKMAEVNFLCVHKSLRSKRLAPVLIKEITRRINLESIWQAIYTAGVYLPKPISTARYFHRSINVKKLIEIGFSCLNTRLTMSRAIKLYRIDDTLNIKNLRLMKKKDIDGLQKLLNEHLKQYNLHAIFSKEDVAHWFTPIDQVIYTYVNEENGEIKDLISFYSLPSKVLGNNKYNILNAAFSFYNITTTTTFKNLIQDAICLAKRNNFDVFNALEVMDNYSVFQDLKFGEGDGSLKYYLYNWKCASCHPSKIGIVLL encoded by the exons atgaatgatgATAAG AAAGATTTTGTTGGTAGGGATTTATATCAGTTAATTAGAAATgcaaaagataaaataaaaatcgaTTACAAATTTTGGTACACCCAACCTGTTCCTAAAATAAATGACGAATTTgatgaaaat GTTAATGAGCCTTTCATTAGCGATAACAAAGTAGAAGATGTAAGAAAG GAGGAATACAAACTGCCTAGTGGCTATGCGTGGTGTGTATGTGATATAACAAAAGAGAACGATAGGAGCGATATTTACAATTTGCTGACAGATAATTATGTAGAGGATGACGATAACGTATTTCGATTTAATTATTCTTCTGAGTTTTTGTTATGGGCTTTGAGTTCTCCtaattatgtaaaaaattgGCATATAGGTGTTAAATATGAATCAACAAATAAACTAGTAGGTTTTATAAGTGCTATACCTATTGACATGTGtgtaaataagaatataataaagatggCTGAGGTGAATTTTTTATGTGTTCATAAATCATTAAGATCTAAGAGATTAGCTCCtgtattaataaaagaaattacaCGAAGAATTAATTTAGAGAGTATATGGCAAGCTATATATACAGCAGGTGTTTATCTACCCAAACCAATTAGTACGGCTAGATATTTTCATAGATCGATAAATGTAAAGAAATTAATAGAAATAGGATTTTCATGTCTAAATACAAGATTAACAATGAGTCGAgctataaaattatatagaattgatgatacattaaatataaaaaatttaagattaatgaaaaaaaaagatatagatGGATTACAAAAATTACTTAATGAACatttaaaacaatataatttGCATGCAATATTTTCAAAAGAAGATGTAGCTCACTGGTTCACACCAATAGATCaagtaatatatacatatgtaaatgaagaaaatgggGAAATTAAAgatttaatttcattttattcattACCATCAAAAGTTCtaggaaataataaatataatattttaaatgcaGCCTTctcattttataatattactacAACAACAACCTTCAAAAATTTAATACAAGATGCTATATGCTTAGccaaaagaaataattttgATGTTTTTAATGCCTTAGAAGTAATGGATAATTATTCTGTTTTTCAAGATTTAAAATTTGGAGAAGGAGATGgatcattaaaatattacttATATAATTGGAAATGTGCTTCATGTCACCCTTCAAAAATTggtattgttttattataa
- a CDS encoding 30S ribosomal protein S9, putative has translation MFFNHVKSYIILFILFCSYYINGRGVNRIYKNCGRKKLGNIFCCANIICVKERVKKIKHIDRWEYKRKKRKNINIFLYIPIKKDINKMKYYNFRNIVINDFFFFINKYVCASKIINIHSKCRKKFVLFKKDKGSDKSNNALKKKDKKTFSEEEIEELRKKAKEKSQANRSISEESKRKKSIEKGMKRKRYIKNQKQVKKKKSTSDEEEKKKKELKDKDDTKENVDDGDDIYLRKSKESKDKIQKDEDLNSYIGTIDDFEKISNVTKNIINEKEVEYLQKIIDCDDALLKYDKREKNVKLNIEDTIFDEGNYMEHYINNISKFRYDIYNLHNKNEFDRLTKYLNYQYVEEIPITFPTDKNYHIKLKKYFYESVCDLINKYKHRFQNYTLQQENMSDSHDKMGTIVQNDATNISMEKRNINLYNDTKGISQNNMVLENFIRENEKEKMETQTHSTINKIEEGVTNPYDKSEENIMKKYMTFDLYNVLCDVKEEYEYMFDNGGIEKFSFDKNRIKNKEKLIFSGKKKRALAQVFLERGNNNLIINNRDGYQYLQYQILNLNKIFSPLLNLCLHRHFNIVAKVEGGGLSGQSVAIFHALVKYIVYNFSLKIKPFFRSLNFMTVDTRKVERKKYGLKKARKKKQYSKR, from the coding sequence ATGTTTTTTAATCATGTAAAgagttatataattttgttcattttattttgttcatattacATAAATGGGAGGGGTGTTAATaggatttataaaaattgtggaagaaaaaaattgggaaatattttttgttgtgcaaatattatatgtgttaAGGAAAGagtaaaaaagataaagCATATTGATAGGTGggaatataaaagaaagaaaagaaaaaatataaatatttttttatatataccaataaagaaagatataaataagatgaaatattataattttcgaaatattgttataaatgatttttttttttttataaataaatatgtatgtgCATCTAagattataaatattcattCAAAATGTAGAAAGAAATTTGTTTTGTTTAAAAAAGATAAGGGATCTGATAAGTCTAATAACgctctaaaaaaaaaagataagaaAACCTTTTCAGAAGAAGAGATTGaagaattaagaaaaaaggCTAAAGAAAAAAGTCAAGCTAATAGAAGTATATCTGAAGAAtctaaaagaaagaaaagtaTAGAAAAAGGCATGAAgagaaaaagatatataaaaaatcaaaaacaagtaaaaaagaaaaaaagtacTAGTGATGAagaggaaaagaaaaaaaaagaattaaaagataaagatGATACAAAAGAGAATGTCGATGATGgtgatgatatatatttaaggaAATCTAAAGAGAGTAAAGATAAAATACAAAAGGATGAAGATTTAAATTCTTATATAGGAACTATAGATGATTTTGAAAAAATCTCGAatgtaacaaaaaatataataaatgaaaaagaagtaGAATAtctacaaaaaattatagatTGTGATGATGCGCTcttaaaatatgataaaagagaaaaaaatgtaaaattaaatattgaaGATACAATATTTGATGAAGGGAATTATATGgaacattatataaataatattagtaaGTTTcgatatgatatatataatttacataataaaaatgaatttgaCAGATTAacgaaatatttaaattatcaatATGTTGAGGAAATACCGATTACTTTTCCGACAgataaaaattatcatataaaattaaagaaatatttttatgaatcgGTATgtgatttaataaataagtatAAACACCGTTTTCAAAATTATACATTACAACAAGAAAATATGTCTGATTCACATGATAAAATGGGAACCATTGTACAGAATGATGCGACGAACATATCTATGGAAAAACggaatataaatttatataatgatactAAAGGTATTAGCCAAAATAACATGGTTTTAGAAAATTTTATTCGAGAGAATGAAAAAGAGAAAATGGAAACTCAAACACATTCcactataaataaaattgaagAAGGTGTTACAAATCCATATGATAAAagtgaagaaaatataatgaagaaatatatgacatttgatttatataatgttttgTGTGATGTTAAAGAggaatatgaatatatgttTGATAATGGAGGTATAGAGAAATTTTCTtttgataaaaatagaataaaaaataaagagaaattaatattttctgggaaaaaaaaaagagcatTAGCACAGGTTTTTTTAGAAAGAGGAAATAACAACttgattataaataatagagATGGTTATCAATATTTACAATATCAAATCTTAAAcctaaataaaatttttagtCCTTTGTTAAATCTATGTTTACATAGACATTTTAATATTGTAGCCAAAGTTGAAGGAGGAGGATTATCAGGTCAGAGTGTTGCTATCTTTCATGCTCTagttaaatatattgtttataatttttcgTTAAAAATTAAACCATTCTTTAGGTCACTTAATTTTATGACCGTTGATACTAGAAAGGTTGAGAGGAAAAAATATGGGCTCAAAAAGGCGCGCaagaaaaaacaatatagtaaaagataa